The Anopheles gambiae chromosome 2, idAnoGambNW_F1_1, whole genome shotgun sequence genomic sequence agacagacgccgccaatcatctcattgctgctgtacaagttagattagttctttgaagaagggattttgaaggaagtgattgtgattgtacagtaaattgtgatacgtttcgtgtaatttatgaatattaagggtttaaaaatatacacatgtacacaaacaaaacaaatcctgttgtttatttcatcgatgacacttgcttgaaaataaaacacaaagaaaaataatccccggcaccgtagcttaaggaagctgcttaggcgctatttagaaggactgcctggaactttgatgctgtttatctactgcaaaaggcgaattagagcagcgatctttagcgtgccaaaatgagctgcttaagcaattctggctatttgggtcttatttgacacctctctaatttgaaaaacctctcttatttgaacattttgcacagtcccttgatttccagtacatttttgttcctctaatttggaaaacctctgaaatctgtgtccctcttatttgtgtatggtgttgccatggttattgaatgatgtatgctcaaattggcaatcctgttcgcagtttcctatagcaacagttaaggctgcatactaaatgttctctctctttcttgtttggatggacctttcattcactttctacctctgtaatttgaaaacccctcttattcgacagtcccatcgcctctcaaataagagagggttcactgtatttgaAATGTACCATGGTTTACagcgttttttgttatgcCAACGGGCTGTGGTAAccgtttttttgcaaataccCTCCTCAGCAcgcaatgtcacttttgtattgaactgtcatttctcaacagcacggataaacggactgccggataaaaggtacccagATAAACGGCCCTCCAttccaagcgccacagattaagcttaaacgactggaaaattgaatatccatagaaaaaaatgaaagctccacagcttcattggtttgatccatagatggcgtattactactcatcattatattgctatccttttcttgcaatgtatttcgacaagtttcatcttatcatgacctatatagcctcctaactttctgagcaaaaatctatatgaatggtcgtgtggtcagatacgtgggtatcaacaccaacgaccatcaCTCAAATCTCAcatgcttcagtgctggtggtttctattggagtttagtatttaaacaatcgtatcgccgttctagttctagcgatgcataacttcaatgtgaaaccatacaacagtacagagggaatgagaaagctctcctccaagcgatgaagctcaactggttggggtatcccaccaacagatggcgccaccaccttttttgctatttttagaatgcatgagtcgtttgccgtctgctaaacgaagtctttctatattccgtttaggtggagtgcttgagtcgtttagaagccgtttagtggtcgtttagtggatttgtggcacttgggttgtCGTTTAAAAATATGCTATTATCCTAAAACTCACTAATGGAACAAGAAAATTGCAACCAAACTGTTGTAAATTTTGCTTTGCTGGGGAATAAAGTTGTTAAtgtataattttaataaaagtcCTGTTACGATCATTTAAGGGCTTTTACGAAACTGTAAGAAAAATATGTATGGTTTAAGCTCATACTCAATCTGCTTAATCAAATTCAGCCAATATCTTAACCATAGCAGCCTAGTACCTTTCCATCTCACAAACCCTTCCGAATTGTCTCCTAGCGTGAATTGTGAAACAGACCCCTATTCTAATATTGCTTTTATTACTACACTATTGTCAGCGTGTGCATCCCGCACACGCGATTTTCGAACGGAATCACTTTTACTCAACTCTTCCTCAATTTCAACCTCATTACGAAGGGCAGCATCACCAGTGTTATTAGTAAGGGTCGGATAATCTTGTGGTTTGGCCACGGAAAAGGGTACGCCATCCCttcgatgaaaaaaaaaccctctaaCAGACAGACACTTTCCCTCGCACTCGTCCGAAAGAAACCTTGTTCGCACCGCACACCGCTCACTCTGGTTCGCGCTCCGGCCTCCTCCGGcaaaccgatcgatcgatcaagGGAAAAGGGTTGTGACGATAAAACGCGACAGGAATACGGAACCTTTCATCATCGTTGTCCTGGGGGCGAGCAGAGTCGCAATTGGTTGCACATCTACGGCCGAGCATCTATGTGCCAGCATGTGAAACAATGAGGAAACTTTCGATATTTCGGACGACAGCTTCCGCCTCCAATCCGGCAAACGGTGCTCTgtggacacaaacacacaaacggggTTTAATGCGAACCAGGAAATGGTGCTGTCGGCGAAATCAGTCAGGGGACGCCGACTCTACTTACTGTTCATTCGCTGCATGCCCTCCATAAAGGGAAAGTGGAACGGGGAAGTTTACATTACACAGCAGGAATTGCATGCATCGCAACGTGAACGTTTTATTTGGAGGGGCCACCCTTTGATAGCTTTGTTTGGGGGAATCTTCCCTAATTTTTGCATCCAACAACGCGGAAGAAGGGTGAAAAGTAAAgtgataatgaaataaaagatGCCCATGCTGAGGCTAAGCTTGAGGGCGATGCGCATTTCCACAGAAGAATTAAGCGAAAATGGAGAAATTTTCGGAAATGaacaatggttttgttttacctagtcgaaacagataaaaaaatataaatgaaaaatataacaaaaataaatttaatacgTAAAATACGCAGGAGAGAATGGGAACGTATACAAGTTTAACTAAAACCAATAGCAAGATCACGATTCCGCCACGGATACAACACTGTAAACTGAAGGTAAAAGGATTAAATCTATCCCAGTTCACATTGGACGCAAAGTCACACAATAAAATGTCAGGCCATAGGCACACCATAAAATTTCTCCTCCAGCAACACTCCGGCCCGTAAACCCGCCGTTGACGGGACTGTGTCCTTCGGgcatatacatacatattaaCTTTACACCTCCTTCATTAACCCCACGAtggaaaccaaaaccaaaaatggGAACCGCCTTACCTACGCCAATAAAATGCGAAAAGGTGGGCCGACTTGTTGACTTACCAATGTGGCAATGCGCGGAAAATAATAAAGTTAAACAAACGCTCATAAAACCGTATTGTACCGCCGTCCTTCCTTATTGTCACCAAGAAATCAAGATGGAAGGTAAAAGATTCACAAACTACAAAGAGTGCctgcacgagagagagagcgagaaagagcgcgtgtgtgtaagtgCAATAAGTGAGTTTGGAGGCAATAAACAACTAAAACGCCGCGCCCTACAAAGTGTGCatgagaaaaagggaaagggtgGTAACCAAGGTAACGAAGGAATAATTACATCACCGTTGTGTGGATGGATCCGTCCAGCATCACGGCAATGACCAGTCGTTTATTACTTCACCCATTCCAAACAGGCACACATacaacactacacacacacacacacacacacacgcacactggaaGAATGTTGATGATGGAAACAATATTTGCATACCGTAACGAAAAGGATTATGCCGGACAATCGATGGACAGCATGGGCAGGGGGCACCGGTGTCTTAACTTCGTGAGCTGTGTGTCCTTTTAGGGATCTGTTGGTccttttctatgttttttttcttttcttcgaaAAAGTTGCATCTTTCATGTTTATCCCGTAAGCGAACCCCGTAGTGCCTGGACCTGGTCAAGGTTTGCTGTCCTTTGTAGCCGATTTTAGCCAATAAATGGCAAGATTAGGTAAAAGCGGCTCTAAAGCCGATGGACAACTTGAGTCCTTCGTCCAGCAAACGAAAGCAGTCGAAGGCAGGATCAAGCAAAACGGATTTCTTAGGTTCTTGTTGTCTAACCCTTCCTGTGCAGCAACCAGGCAcgtctctcactctctctcacactctctctctctttctctttctatctctctggACGAAGCTGTTTATTTGCGTACGGAATACGCACCATTTCTAACTGACCATCGGAAATTTACAGCTTCAGCTCCAGCTGAGAGGTCATGGCACGAAGCTGACCCTACGGAAAGGGTTACAGTTGTAGGTTGGCAGTCATTTCAATTGTTAATGCACAGTACGGTGCAGCGTACGAAGTACGAATCTGAAACACTAACGTTGACTGATCACTTGTAAAAAGCGGAaaattagtacaaaattgcaatGCTTTTGGAAGAAACCATTAGGCGGGTAGGTGTTTCCGCACTCCGTTCATCGCGTCCACTGTTCTCTAGTGTTGCACTATCCTCCAGCAAACCAACACAGCGTTGACCATTCTCTCCTTCCTCTCCCCGAAAGGGGTGGAGGGGTATGGTAtggcaaatgaaaaaagaaaatatttatttagcCCATTCCGTCAACCAGGGACTGCTTTTCGCCAAAAACTCTTCACGCAAGCCGGAAACACATACGCCGACGCTTTTGAATGGCAAACATTACCGCtctagatgtttttttttttccaaacgcTGGATGGCGTCTGAGTAGGCTTTGGTTTTTGCCGTGCTGGGTTGAAAAGACGCGACAGTTGCAGCAGCGGGCATTGGGATGGCAGAAAGtagccgccaccgccgccgcaaGGAACTGTTATGTCAACATGGCACAACAACGGttggaagaaagaaaaaacgaaatacatcttttgtttgttctatTTGTTCACATTTCGTCCTTTGAAAGGGCGCTCAGAccgttttctttgtttttggcgACAAGTAGCGACAACAGGATCGGGTTTAGtagggttgttgttgttgtttttgttccgcAGTCTGTTTTGTGCATCACGACCACGACCTCCAAAAAAACCCCGCACAAGCACCGGAAGTCAAATGGGGAAGTTATCGCTGCAAAGTGGAtgcaatacaaacaaaattggaaaatgtaCTTCAAAACTCAATATAAAGTACAGTTTGTCCTTTTAATCGTGACCACCACGTGATCGTAACGATCTTGCTAGTAGACTAGAGGTTTACTAGACTTTCTTTATACCATGCGACGGTATAATTGGTTTTTGCTACGGATCGGACTTCTTCCTCATCAAGGAATAATAAGAGCTTATACTGTCTGAACTCACTGGATGACcttcgattccctgccaactattcaatatgtgttttttagttggcacgtttttccatacaaaaaaatatgaaatttttctcggccggccatgagatttttgtgaaattttcaaaaaccgggttttccatacaatcgcatgctttttaattgaactgtcagccaactatcgagcgttcaactaaaaagcatgtcaactaaaaagcgttcaactattgaattctgactgtatttCTTAAATTTTTAAGCAATTTGTTTAATCACAAATACAACGTTTTACAATTTAGTAAGCCCATTGTATCGTAGAATGATGTCCATGTgttgaattaaataaaaacactgaCCATTCCAGTCAAACCAATACGAGAGGTGGTATTGgacaaaaatgggaaaatgtgACCAAATATTCATCGTCCATAACACCATAAAAGTGTTACTTCTAAGGAAATATTAATGTAACAGCCAACAACACGAATGtggaataaatttaaacaaaacattttctgacGAATGGTTTTTCTATTTTCAGTTTTGCGGTTCTTACAAGCTAAATGTGCCTTAACTAGTGAATACTGCTTGCAGGTATCAGTCATCGAAGAGTCGAGGTGAGAAAATCCCCATAAACACTTCCGCCTACTTTGTTACCACCCTTATTCTAACGCGCTGAATGCGTGCATCGGACGATCGCGTCAAGCGAATGCATCCTCTAACCGCTTTCAGCACTTCACTGTACAATAGTTATTAATTCAACTGTGCCCTCTATTTACACACCCAATTGGCCAATGTCCTACGAAGCGGCAACCGACGTCGTCACGCCGTACAGTGCGAGCTGCTTCCGGGCGGCCGCCAGCTCAAACTTTAGCTCAATGTTTTCCCGCTCGAGAAACGCGGCCCGGATCGCTATTTCATCCTCCTTGATGCGCCGCCGGTCGCGTGACTTTTTCGCGGCCGCATTGTTCTTCTTGCGCCGTTCGTAGTAGGCCGAATCTTTCACCgatgtgctgctggtgttgccaCTGCTGCCATTGCTTGGTGCCGCGGCGATCGTTGCGCTTGACTCCGCCCCCGACGCATCCGACGAACCAATGACGTCAcacgccgcagcagcagcagcagccgcagcagcatcctTGCACGATGGCGTCGTCATCAGGCGCTGATTGGTGGTTGCGACATGTTGCGCCATTTCACTGCCCGCCATCATACtacggtggtgctgctgtagCAGCGCGCGATTCGAGCCCACGTGTTCGACCGATGGCGGTTTTTCATCGCACGATTCGGACGATGCGTCGCTCATCGCGGCGGACGGTGCATTGGAGGAGGACGATTTGCAGGAGGACGCGTTGGCTAGCCGGCGCATCTTCGGATTGGACACGGTCGGCTGGCCCCCGTTGGCGGCGTGTATCTGCTCCAGCATGCGCTTCCGGAACAGGTTGTACTTTTCGGCGGAGTTCGTATCGAGGATGGTGTCGCTGGCAACGAACCCGGCCGCCAGGCTGAGCGGATCGCGCGGGTACGCCTTGAACGGGCGGGACAGCTTACCGTCCCGGCCGACCACCATCGGgtactgctgatgctgttgctgctgctggccgtcCTTCGGCACGGTACCGTCTTCCAGGTCCTTCGGCTTGCGCTGGCTCGAGCTGACAAGGGACGTGCCCTCCGAACCGGACTCGGACAGTGCGTCCAGTTCGCGCAGACGGATCGGGCTGGGAGAGAAGGGTGCCGGAGAGgtctgctggtgttgctgttgttgttgttgttgttgctgctgctgctgctgctggtgatggtgatgatgaagcGCAGAGGCAGGCAACAGGTACGCCGGAATAGGGCCAGCTCGGTGGACCTGCTGAAGAAGATGCTGCTGAAGAATGTCCGTTTCCGGTTTGGACAGGCCCAATCCGTGCCGATGGAACGCTTGCTGGACTGCCGGGGGGAGCTGCGCGCTCGGTGTGTGGTGGTGAGCAAGCTCATCGAACTGGAGCAGTGATTTGGTGGGCGACAGGCGACGAGCTCGCACCAGTTCGCTGTAGTTGAGCAGCAGTGTGCTTTCCGGGTTGTTCGAATCGGTCACTTCGCACTGCTGCGGGGAGCTGTGGTTGCTTGGGGGCGGCGTACCGGCCACCTCGCTGAAGCAGTGGTAAGCGGGCGAGGGTGTTTTGCGGGTAGCGTCCAGCGAGTCGCGCCGCTTGGACAGGTCCAGCACGCCGGAATCGGTCGACTGGGGCCGCCCGTTCGAGTCGGCCATTTTGGGCGATGCGGGCGAGTAGAGCGATGGGCTGAGGCGCGGTTCTATAGTTGGGAGAAGAACACATGGTTAGTACACATTCAACTGGGTCGAAAGGGCTTAAGCAGAGGATGCACAAGGATGCTCTGGCCACCTTACCTGTTTTTAAGTCCATCATAAATTGAGCCATCATTTTCGCAAACCAGCGTTCGATTGGTTTCACTTCGCTCCAAAACACCACACAGAACGAGTTCACACAAATGCTTTCGACAAATGCTTCCGCACACACCAAACGATTCACCGTTGACGCTCTTTGACGCTTGCGTCCCAATGTCACAAGCAAGAAGTTCTTTCGCTGCTCGAAATCTGAATAGAACTGACCTCCGAACTTGACCACCGGTTTGCTTTTATACCGAGCGTAGGGCCATCCACCTACACACCAGCCCTCTGCCCCTTCTCATTCCCATCCCCGTTTCGcccaccttccaccattgtgCCGTGTGCGTCCGACACCTCATCCTTTTCGTATTTAAATCGGCTGCCTGTGGGCAATTCTTTATTCCGCTTTCCCTTCCCGTTTCGCCTAGCAGGCTTTGCCAAAATTTCACTCGTGTGAAACCCTTTCTAGAAAGAGACAGTCCCCGAATGTTCTACCCCCCCTGCCCATCTGTGCCACTCCACTGCTGACCGTCGGGTTCGTTCTCCCTTTCGGCACCCTTTTACTCTCGACCAATCCCGGAAAAGGGACCGGCGAAAGCCGGGTAAGTAAAATGGTTCGCCATTCTGCTATCCGCACGATCAACGTTttccgtgtttgtgtgttgctgcctTCTCGCTTGCTTTGTCATCTCTCTTGCTCTACTGCTTCCACGATGACATCCCTTTTGACATCtcgcttcttctgcttcttctacTATTCAAACATAGCAACCGCGTGCTTTGTTTACCGTCCAGCAGGGCCCCCCCCTCctggtggaaaatggattcATCAGCTTCACACCaatgcaccaacacacacagacacacacacagacacacacgcaggtACCAACAGCAATGTCAATCGCCCCGCATTTGCCAAAAAGGGTTCCTCCGCAGGGCTGGCGACGGGTACGATGATGCACTTGAGTCGAAAATAGGAAACTAAACAAAATCGCACCGCCGCTTGCCGGACCGGGACCGGAATCGGAACAGTTAGGTTAGGGGTTCTATGGATTTGCTGAAGGTAAAAGGGAaacagagagatagaaagagagtaaGAGAAAGAG encodes the following:
- the LOC1281243 gene encoding protein giant, which encodes MMAQFMMDLKTEPRLSPSLYSPASPKMADSNGRPQSTDSGVLDLSKRRDSLDATRKTPSPAYHCFSEVAGTPPPSNHSSPQQCEVTDSNNPESTLLLNYSELVRARRLSPTKSLLQFDELAHHHTPSAQLPPAVQQAFHRHGLGLSKPETDILQQHLLQQVHRAGPIPAYLLPASALHHHHHQQQQQQQQQQQQQQHQQTSPAPFSPSPIRLRELDALSESGSEGTSLVSSSQRKPKDLEDGTVPKDGQQQQQHQQYPMVVGRDGKLSRPFKAYPRDPLSLAAGFVASDTILDTNSAEKYNLFRKRMLEQIHAANGGQPTVSNPKMRRLANASSCKSSSSNAPSAAMSDASSESCDEKPPSVEHVGSNRALLQQHHRSMMAGSEMAQHVATTNQRLMTTPSCKDAAAAAAAAAACDVIGSSDASGAESSATIAAAPSNGSSGNTSSTSVKDSAYYERRKKNNAAAKKSRDRRRIKEDEIAIRAAFLERENIELKFELAAARKQLALYGVTTSVAAS